In Blautia sp. SC05B48, a single genomic region encodes these proteins:
- a CDS encoding phosphatase PAP2 family protein yields MKRFWKYVIGIVPAYGLFPLVFSFVFNCLVYSGSRAIAGGWYHHNIESNLDLRLPFVPQFLIIYFGCYVFWAVNYILAARQEREQVYRFFTADIISRCVCLIIFLAYPTTNTRPMIEGNGIWDLLAGWLYSIDAADNLFPSIHCLVSWFCFLGIKDQKRIPTWYKGVSFTLAVLVFLSTIFTKQHVLVDVAGGVILAQVCFILGQKTELWHIYERFGTKIEKKINRYTEGGK; encoded by the coding sequence ATGAAACGTTTTTGGAAATATGTAATAGGGATCGTACCTGCGTACGGGCTTTTTCCCCTTGTTTTTTCATTTGTATTTAACTGTCTTGTATATTCCGGTTCAAGGGCGATCGCAGGCGGTTGGTACCATCACAATATAGAAAGTAATCTTGATCTGCGGCTCCCATTTGTGCCGCAGTTTTTGATTATCTATTTTGGCTGTTATGTATTCTGGGCAGTGAATTATATTCTAGCGGCAAGGCAGGAGCGGGAACAGGTTTACCGTTTTTTTACTGCGGATATTATATCCCGTTGTGTGTGTCTGATCATATTTCTGGCATATCCCACTACCAATACAAGACCGATGATCGAAGGAAACGGAATCTGGGATCTGCTGGCCGGCTGGCTGTATTCCATTGATGCGGCAGATAACCTGTTTCCATCTATCCATTGTCTGGTAAGCTGGTTCTGTTTTCTGGGGATCAAAGATCAGAAAAGAATTCCGACATGGTATAAGGGGGTATCGTTTACACTGGCTGTGCTGGTTTTTCTGTCTACCATTTTTACCAAGCAGCATGTACTTGTGGATGTAGCAGGTGGTGTGATCCTGGCTCAGGTATGCTTTATTCTGGGACAGAAAACAGAACTCTGGCATATTTATGAACGGTTTGGAACTAAAATTGAAAAGAAGATCAACAGATATACAGAAGGTGGCAAGTGA
- a CDS encoding lysylphosphatidylglycerol synthase transmembrane domain-containing protein: MKNRKKIIFNGVFLAAVFALTIYGVFHGEDLSFMMDAIHRADKRWLLPGIALVAFFIWGESIIIWYMMRSSGIHLKKRTCFLFSSVGFFFSCITPSASGGQPMQIYYMKKEKISIPVSTVILMIVTITYKLVLVVIGIGIAIFGRGFLHRYLEGILPVFYLGLMLNIFCVTFMTILVFHPLFAKAILVKGMKLLERFHLMRKKEGRLKKLEASMDTYRNTAAYLKNNPLVIAKVIGITFIQRMALFAVTWFVYQAFGLHGTGFWDILFLQAVISVSVDMLPLPGGMGISETLFLTIFSSVFGGLLLPGMVLSRGLGYYGELLISAVFTAVAQLTIGKKES, from the coding sequence ATGAAGAACAGAAAAAAGATCATATTTAACGGGGTGTTCCTGGCAGCAGTTTTTGCCCTGACCATCTACGGTGTTTTTCACGGAGAAGACCTGTCTTTCATGATGGATGCCATACACAGGGCAGATAAACGGTGGCTGCTTCCGGGAATTGCACTGGTAGCATTTTTTATCTGGGGAGAATCCATCATTATCTGGTATATGATGCGTTCCAGTGGGATCCATCTGAAAAAAAGGACCTGTTTTCTGTTTTCGTCTGTAGGATTCTTTTTCAGCTGTATCACACCATCCGCCAGCGGCGGACAGCCCATGCAGATCTACTATATGAAAAAAGAGAAGATTTCCATTCCGGTGTCAACGGTGATACTGATGATCGTGACGATCACCTATAAGCTAGTGCTTGTGGTGATCGGTATTGGAATCGCGATTTTCGGAAGAGGATTTCTTCACAGATATCTGGAAGGAATCCTGCCGGTGTTTTATCTGGGACTGATGCTGAATATCTTCTGTGTCACTTTTATGACCATTCTGGTATTTCATCCGCTTTTTGCAAAAGCGATCCTGGTGAAGGGAATGAAGCTTCTGGAACGGTTTCATCTGATGAGGAAAAAAGAGGGACGGCTGAAAAAACTGGAAGCTTCCATGGATACTTACCGAAATACTGCGGCGTATCTGAAGAATAATCCGTTGGTGATCGCTAAAGTAATAGGGATCACTTTTATCCAGCGTATGGCACTGTTTGCAGTAACCTGGTTTGTATATCAGGCTTTTGGACTCCATGGAACCGGTTTCTGGGATATCCTTTTTCTCCAGGCAGTGATATCGGTATCTGTGGATATGCTGCCGCTTCCGGGAGGAATGGGAATCAGTGAGACTTTATTCCTTACCATTTTCAGTTCGGTATTCGGTGGCCTGCTGCTTCCGGGAATGGTACTTAGCAGAGGACTGGGATATTACGGAGAGCTGCTGATCAGTGCGGTGTTTACTGCGGTGGCTCAGCTCACTATCGGAAAAAAGGAATCCTGA
- a CDS encoding CDP-alcohol phosphatidyltransferase family protein — protein MIGFYDYTVIMTYISVVSSMIGIFCAVTDHISAAVCCLAFSGLCDMFDGKIARTKKNRTDEEKCFGIQIDSLADIVCFGILPIVLGFKLGMCHVYGIAILLFYGLAGLIRLAYFNVMEEKRQNETSENRKYYQGLPITSMSVVLPLLFVVSLLFPEYKWFVVLLHIAMLTVGLLFILDFKFRKPTNRELVIIVAVVAVAVLLVLFYNEGWWKFNYLYKFSMERGGNL, from the coding sequence ATGATAGGATTTTATGATTACACGGTAATAATGACTTACATAAGCGTAGTTTCTTCCATGATCGGAATCTTCTGTGCTGTGACGGACCATATTTCAGCAGCGGTGTGCTGTCTTGCATTTTCCGGACTGTGCGATATGTTTGACGGAAAGATCGCAAGGACCAAGAAAAACAGAACGGATGAAGAGAAATGCTTCGGGATCCAGATCGATTCCCTTGCAGATATCGTCTGTTTTGGAATCCTTCCCATTGTGCTGGGATTTAAGCTTGGAATGTGTCATGTTTACGGAATAGCTATTCTTTTATTTTATGGTCTGGCAGGCCTGATCCGTCTGGCATATTTCAACGTCATGGAGGAAAAACGCCAGAATGAAACCTCCGAAAACCGAAAATATTATCAGGGCCTTCCCATCACATCCATGTCTGTGGTCCTGCCGCTTCTGTTTGTGGTATCTCTGCTTTTTCCGGAGTATAAATGGTTTGTGGTGCTCCTTCACATTGCAATGCTGACGGTAGGACTTCTGTTTATCCTGGATTTTAAATTCCGTAAGCCGACCAACCGGGAACTGGTGATCATTGTTGCGGTAGTTGCGGTGGCAGTTCTTCTTGTACTTTTCTACAACGAAGGATGGTGGAAGTTCAATTATCTCTACAAGTTTTCTATGGAGAGAGGCGGTAATCTATGA
- a CDS encoding phosphatidylserine decarboxylase, giving the protein MIRTADRMGHITEEDSFQNNLLEKIYGSVAGRMMIRPLVTPVVSIAMGWLLDSRLSAAAVKPFIRFNHLDMSDYEKRKYTSYNDFFKRKIREGARHIDMEPGHFISPCDCRVSVYPADEKARLHIKQTEYTIEELLRNPSLGKRYQGGYVWVLRLCVQDYHRYIYPDNAAESGRIRIPGILHTVNPVANDAYPIYKENSREYSLLKTENFRTVLMMEVGALFVGRIENRPRKASVKRGDEKGNFAFGGSTIVLITEKNAVKPDEDILNNSREGIETRVLMGEKIGESF; this is encoded by the coding sequence ATGATCCGGACAGCGGACAGAATGGGGCATATTACAGAGGAGGATTCCTTTCAGAACAATCTCCTGGAAAAAATTTACGGTTCTGTGGCCGGACGTATGATGATCCGGCCGCTGGTTACTCCCGTTGTTTCCATTGCCATGGGATGGCTTCTGGATTCCAGGCTTTCGGCAGCAGCGGTGAAACCCTTTATACGGTTCAATCATCTGGATATGAGTGATTATGAAAAGCGTAAATATACTTCCTACAATGATTTTTTCAAGCGGAAGATCCGGGAGGGTGCCCGCCATATTGATATGGAACCGGGACATTTTATCAGTCCCTGTGACTGCAGGGTGAGTGTGTATCCGGCAGATGAAAAAGCCCGTCTTCATATCAAACAGACCGAATATACCATAGAGGAGCTTCTCAGGAATCCTTCTCTTGGAAAAAGATATCAGGGTGGCTATGTGTGGGTGCTTCGTCTCTGCGTTCAGGATTATCACAGATATATTTATCCGGACAATGCGGCGGAGTCCGGACGCATCAGGATCCCAGGGATCCTGCATACAGTCAACCCCGTGGCCAACGATGCCTATCCGATCTACAAGGAAAACAGCAGAGAGTATTCTCTTTTGAAAACAGAGAATTTCCGTACCGTGCTGATGATGGAGGTAGGTGCTCTTTTTGTTGGAAGGATCGAAAACCGACCAAGGAAAGCATCTGTGAAACGGGGAGACGAAAAAGGAAATTTTGCTTTCGGCGGCTCCACCATTGTGCTGATCACTGAAAAAAATGCGGTAAAGCCGGATGAAGATATTTTGAACAATTCCCGTGAAGGAATTGAAACAAGAGTACTCATGGGAGAAAAGATCGGAGAATCCTTTTAG
- a CDS encoding response regulator transcription factor — MDALKILVVDDESRMRKLVKDFLTKKNFQVLEAGDGEEAMDIFYKEKDIALLILDVMMPKMDGWEVCREIRKNSKVPIIMLTARGDERDELLGFELGVDEYISKPFSPKILVARVEAILRRTGQSNPDEILSAGGIVIDKAAHQATVDDKPMDLSFKEFELLTYFLENEGIALSREKILNSVWNYDYFGDARTIDTHVKKLRSKMGDKGEYIKTVWGMGYKFEVGE; from the coding sequence ATGGATGCATTAAAAATTCTTGTAGTAGATGATGAGAGCAGGATGAGAAAACTGGTAAAGGATTTTCTCACCAAAAAGAATTTCCAGGTACTGGAAGCAGGTGACGGTGAGGAGGCCATGGATATTTTTTATAAAGAAAAGGACATTGCGCTTTTGATCCTGGATGTGATGATGCCGAAGATGGATGGCTGGGAAGTATGTCGTGAGATCCGCAAAAATTCCAAGGTTCCCATCATTATGCTGACAGCAAGAGGAGATGAGCGTGATGAGCTTCTGGGATTTGAACTCGGGGTGGACGAATATATCTCCAAACCCTTCAGCCCCAAGATCCTGGTAGCACGTGTAGAAGCCATTCTTCGAAGAACGGGACAGAGCAACCCGGATGAGATACTTTCAGCAGGTGGGATTGTCATTGACAAGGCAGCGCATCAGGCAACGGTAGATGATAAACCGATGGATCTGAGCTTCAAGGAATTTGAGCTTCTGACTTATTTTCTGGAGAATGAGGGAATCGCTCTTTCCAGAGAAAAGATCCTGAATTCTGTGTGGAATTATGATTATTTCGGAGATGCCAGAACCATTGATACTCATGTCAAAAAGCTGAGAAGTAAAATGGGCGATAAGGGAGAGTATATCAAGACAGTCTGGGGGATGGGCTACAAGTTTGAGGTAGGAGAATGA
- a CDS encoding sensor histidine kinase, translated as MKKPKEKIKKIHSLRHQITAYFIGLLFLSILTITVINGAFLEKYYVTKKIDVLLDLRTTLENTDIDKMMNSNSSKGSESIPDEIQRACSRNNLSWVIIDSSNTSWLSWGENEKMLQSKLFGYVYGLDEDGDKSRTLKQGDNYTIQQSHDRFAGMDYVECWGQLDDEHYFIIRTPLESIRESADISNKFYFAVGLMIIILSGLIIMVVTRRITRPISELTELSRKMSDLDFEAKYESKVGNEIDVLGDNFNRMSSQLETTISELKSANNELQRDIEDKIKIDKMRKEFLDNVSHELKTPIALIQGYAEGLKENISDDSESREFYCDVIMDEASRMNKLVKNLLTLNQLESGKDAVVMERFDIVSLIRGVLQTMNIMIGQKDAKVIFEAEKPVYVWADEFKIEEVVTNYVSNALNHLEGEKEIEIKLQDEDNHVKISVFNTGTPIPEADVPNLWNKFYKVDKARTREYGGSGIGLSIVKAIMESMNQEYGVQNFDNGVEFWFTLDRK; from the coding sequence ATGAAAAAACCGAAGGAAAAAATAAAAAAGATCCATAGTCTCCGCCATCAGATCACAGCATACTTTATCGGTCTGCTGTTTTTATCCATTCTGACTATTACCGTGATCAACGGAGCCTTTCTTGAAAAATACTATGTGACAAAAAAGATCGATGTACTTCTGGATCTCCGAACAACTCTGGAAAATACAGATATTGACAAGATGATGAACAGCAACAGCTCGAAAGGTTCTGAGAGTATTCCCGATGAGATCCAGAGAGCCTGCTCCAGAAACAATCTTTCCTGGGTTATCATTGACAGCAGCAATACCAGCTGGCTTTCCTGGGGTGAAAATGAAAAAATGCTTCAGAGCAAGCTGTTCGGATATGTCTACGGTCTGGATGAGGACGGGGATAAGAGCCGGACCTTGAAGCAGGGTGACAATTATACCATCCAGCAGTCGCATGACCGTTTTGCGGGAATGGATTATGTGGAATGCTGGGGACAGCTGGATGATGAACATTATTTTATCATAAGGACACCCCTTGAGAGCATCAGGGAGAGCGCTGATATTTCCAATAAGTTTTACTTTGCGGTAGGTCTGATGATCATAATCCTAAGTGGTCTGATCATTATGGTCGTGACCAGGAGGATCACCCGTCCCATCAGTGAGCTTACGGAACTTTCCAGAAAAATGTCAGATTTGGATTTTGAAGCAAAATACGAGAGCAAAGTCGGCAATGAGATCGATGTTCTGGGAGATAATTTCAACCGGATGTCTTCACAGCTTGAGACTACCATCAGTGAACTGAAATCCGCAAATAATGAACTGCAGCGCGACATTGAGGACAAGATCAAGATCGACAAGATGCGGAAGGAATTTCTGGATAACGTATCTCATGAGCTGAAAACTCCGATCGCCCTGATCCAGGGCTATGCAGAAGGCCTGAAAGAAAATATTTCCGATGATTCTGAGAGCAGAGAGTTCTATTGCGATGTCATCATGGATGAAGCCTCCAGGATGAATAAACTGGTAAAAAATCTTCTCACACTGAATCAGCTGGAATCCGGCAAAGATGCAGTTGTAATGGAGCGTTTTGATATCGTATCCCTGATTCGCGGCGTGCTTCAGACTATGAATATCATGATCGGACAGAAGGATGCAAAAGTGATCTTTGAGGCGGAGAAGCCGGTTTATGTATGGGCCGATGAGTTTAAGATCGAAGAGGTTGTGACAAACTATGTAAGCAATGCCCTGAACCATCTGGAGGGAGAGAAAGAAATCGAGATCAAGCTGCAGGATGAGGATAACCATGTGAAGATCAGTGTGTTTAACACAGGGACCCCGATCCCTGAGGCAGATGTACCTAATCTTTGGAATAAATTTTATAAAGTTGATAAAGCGAGAACCAGGGAATACGGCGGAAGCGGTATCGGTTTATCTATTGTAAAGGCCATCATGGAAAGTATGAACCAGGAATATGGTGTGCAGAACTTTGATAATGGCGTGGAATTCTGGTTTACACTGGACCGGAAATAA
- the hisH gene encoding imidazole glycerol phosphate synthase subunit HisH — protein MIGIIDYDAGNIKSVEKALQYLGQETVVSRDPQVLLKADKVILPGVGSFGDAMENLKKYGLVPVIHEIVEKGTPFLGICLGLQLLFESSDETPGVKGLGILKGKILRIPPSPGLKIPHMGWNSLHIQNSGRLFKDIPENTYVYFVHSYYLQAEEKEIVKATTQYSTCIHASVEKGNVFACQFHPEKSSRWGLKILENFAALEAGTGKEEA, from the coding sequence ATGATAGGAATCATTGACTACGATGCGGGAAACATCAAAAGTGTGGAAAAAGCACTTCAGTATCTGGGACAGGAGACTGTCGTCTCAAGAGATCCCCAGGTGCTTCTGAAAGCAGATAAAGTAATCCTTCCGGGAGTTGGAAGCTTTGGTGATGCTATGGAAAATCTCAAAAAATACGGACTTGTTCCGGTAATACATGAGATCGTGGAAAAGGGAACGCCCTTTCTTGGAATCTGCCTTGGACTGCAGCTGCTTTTTGAGAGCAGTGATGAGACACCGGGAGTGAAAGGTCTTGGGATCCTGAAGGGAAAAATCCTGCGCATTCCGCCAAGTCCGGGACTGAAGATCCCGCATATGGGATGGAATTCCCTGCATATTCAGAACAGCGGAAGATTATTTAAGGATATTCCGGAAAACACATACGTTTACTTTGTACATTCCTATTATCTTCAGGCGGAGGAGAAAGAGATCGTGAAAGCGACTACTCAGTACAGCACATGCATCCATGCGTCGGTGGAGAAGGGAAATGTATTTGCATGTCAGTTCCATCCGGAAAAAAGCAGCCGGTGGGGCTTGAAGATCCTTGAGAATTTTGCGGCACTTGAGGCAGGTACCGGAAAGGAGGAGGCATGA
- the hisF gene encoding imidazole glycerol phosphate synthase subunit HisF, with amino-acid sequence MFTKRIIPCLDVNKGRVVKGVNFVDLKDAGDPVEIAKAYDAAGADELVFLDITASCEERDTVVDMVRAVAANVFIPFTVGGGIRTVDDFRKLLREGADKISVNSAAIDRPELIHEAAQKFGSQCVVVAIDAKRRPDGGWNIYKHGGRLDTGIDALEWAKKVEELGAGEILLTSMDCDGTKAGYDIELTRAVADAVSIPVIASGGAGTLEHFYDALTEGGADAALAASLFHYKELEIWEVKDYLAEKGISVRR; translated from the coding sequence ATGTTTACAAAAAGAATCATTCCATGTCTTGATGTAAATAAGGGACGTGTGGTAAAAGGCGTGAATTTTGTTGATCTTAAGGATGCCGGAGATCCGGTGGAAATTGCCAAAGCTTATGATGCCGCCGGTGCGGACGAGCTTGTTTTTCTTGATATCACTGCCTCCTGTGAGGAGCGTGATACCGTGGTGGATATGGTAAGAGCTGTTGCAGCCAACGTATTTATCCCGTTTACCGTAGGCGGAGGAATCCGTACCGTAGATGATTTCCGGAAACTTCTCCGTGAAGGTGCGGATAAGATTTCTGTAAATTCCGCAGCTATCGACCGTCCGGAGCTGATCCATGAGGCTGCACAGAAATTCGGAAGCCAGTGTGTAGTAGTTGCCATTGATGCCAAGAGAAGACCGGATGGCGGCTGGAATATCTACAAACATGGCGGAAGACTGGATACCGGTATTGACGCTCTTGAATGGGCAAAGAAGGTGGAAGAACTTGGCGCAGGTGAGATCCTTCTTACCAGCATGGATTGTGACGGAACCAAGGCAGGGTATGATATTGAACTTACAAGAGCCGTTGCAGATGCGGTTTCCATCCCGGTGATCGCCTCCGGTGGTGCCGGAACCCTGGAGCATTTTTATGATGCACTGACAGAAGGCGGAGCAGATGCGGCACTGGCAGCATCTCTGTTCCACTACAAAGAGCTGGAGATCTGGGAAGTGAAGGATTACCTTGCGGAAAAAGGAATTTCCGTGAGAAGATAA
- the ung gene encoding uracil-DNA glycosylase, giving the protein MAPIAGDWQEALKGEFHQPYYAKLYKTVMTEYRTRKIFPPPEDMFNAFHFTPLHQVKVVILGQDPYHNDGQAHGLCFSVKKGVETPPSLVNIYKELEDDMGCYIPNNGNLEKWAKQGVLLLNTVLTVRAHQANSHRGIGWEQFTDAAIRILDQEDRPIVFLLWGRPAQMKASMLHNPKHLVLEAPHPSPLSAYRGFFGCRHFSKANEFLKANGVEPIDWQIENI; this is encoded by the coding sequence ATGGCTCCTATAGCAGGAGACTGGCAGGAGGCACTGAAAGGTGAATTTCATCAGCCCTACTATGCCAAACTTTATAAAACCGTGATGACAGAATACAGAACAAGAAAGATTTTTCCGCCGCCGGAAGATATGTTTAATGCGTTTCATTTTACGCCTCTGCATCAGGTAAAGGTTGTGATCCTGGGACAGGACCCTTATCACAATGACGGACAGGCCCATGGGCTTTGCTTTTCTGTAAAAAAAGGTGTGGAAACACCGCCATCTCTGGTGAATATTTATAAGGAACTTGAGGATGATATGGGATGTTATATCCCAAATAACGGTAATCTGGAAAAATGGGCAAAGCAGGGCGTGCTTCTTTTGAACACAGTGCTGACTGTACGTGCACATCAGGCCAATTCCCACAGAGGGATCGGCTGGGAGCAGTTTACCGATGCGGCCATCCGGATCCTGGACCAGGAGGATCGCCCGATCGTGTTTCTTCTCTGGGGGCGGCCTGCTCAGATGAAGGCATCCATGCTTCATAATCCGAAGCATCTGGTCCTGGAAGCACCACATCCAAGTCCCCTTTCTGCCTACCGGGGATTTTTCGGATGCAGGCATTTCAGCAAGGCTAATGAATTTTTGAAAGCCAATGGGGTAGAACCCATTGACTGGCAGATTGAGAATATTTAA
- a CDS encoding putative polysaccharide biosynthesis protein, translating to MGKKNDNTLVKNASFLMVAALISKIIGMLYKSPLSTTLGSQSFALFQFAQNVYFILLMIASFSIPQAVSKIMAEKIAFHRYKDAQKVFYGALIYAAVAGGIVALICVFGAGILVPDSMANARLALQMLAPTIFMSGLCGVFRGYFQAYRNMMPTSISQIIEQIFVATFALLMSHVFIQHFSATGDMDLVHRWGAAGATMGTGAGVASALIFMLIVYGINRKIIRKRIVNDRHSVNESMGHVMSNIVLIIMPIILSAFIYNVNGYINSYMYSGIMDIKGAAKDVIQTLYSEYGYYMTLINIPLTLASTAPTSMIPEVSAHYAMHDIEGANMKTDRATWISMLISIPAAVGLAVLSGPITRLIFPGTNGVGGQLLILGGITIILNGNSNITNGVLQGIGRPKLPMIHAAIALVADVIAMALLLVFTNLGVYTIVIAQIVYAVVMCLLNDRSIKKYMGYKNPWRSAYLSPFLASIPMGVVAGVVYYGLYALIHSNVICLGISVMLAAVVYFIVYLFVSKPGEEELGMMPGGRYMKKLARMMKII from the coding sequence ATGGGTAAAAAAAATGATAACACACTTGTGAAAAACGCATCTTTTCTTATGGTTGCGGCGCTGATCTCCAAGATCATCGGAATGCTGTATAAGAGTCCGCTTTCAACCACACTGGGAAGTCAGAGCTTTGCACTTTTTCAGTTTGCACAGAATGTATATTTTATTCTGCTGATGATTGCGTCCTTCAGTATTCCTCAGGCTGTATCCAAGATCATGGCGGAGAAGATTGCTTTTCACAGATATAAGGATGCACAGAAGGTATTTTACGGCGCACTGATCTATGCGGCAGTTGCCGGCGGTATCGTGGCGCTGATCTGTGTATTTGGTGCAGGGATCCTGGTTCCTGACAGTATGGCGAACGCCCGTCTGGCACTGCAGATGCTTGCGCCCACAATTTTCATGTCCGGTCTTTGCGGTGTATTCCGTGGATATTTCCAGGCATACCGCAATATGATGCCTACATCGATCTCGCAGATCATTGAGCAGATCTTTGTGGCAACCTTTGCGCTTCTGATGTCACATGTATTTATCCAGCATTTTTCTGCAACAGGAGATATGGATCTGGTTCATCGCTGGGGTGCAGCAGGAGCTACTATGGGTACCGGAGCAGGTGTGGCTTCCGCGCTGATCTTTATGCTGATCGTTTATGGGATAAATCGTAAGATCATCCGGAAAAGGATCGTCAATGACCGCCATTCTGTAAATGAGAGTATGGGTCATGTAATGAGCAATATCGTGCTCATCATCATGCCGATCATTCTCAGTGCTTTTATTTATAATGTAAACGGATATATCAACAGCTATATGTATTCCGGTATCATGGATATCAAGGGTGCTGCCAAGGACGTGATCCAGACCTTGTATTCCGAGTACGGATATTATATGACGCTGATCAATATCCCGCTTACCCTGGCGAGTACAGCACCAACATCTATGATCCCTGAGGTTTCCGCTCATTATGCAATGCACGATATTGAAGGTGCAAATATGAAGACGGACCGTGCCACATGGATCAGTATGCTGATCTCTATTCCTGCGGCAGTAGGTCTTGCAGTTCTTTCCGGACCGATCACGAGACTGATCTTCCCGGGAACCAACGGTGTAGGCGGACAGCTTCTGATCCTGGGAGGAATCACCATTATCCTGAATGGCAACTCCAATATCACCAACGGTGTACTTCAGGGGATCGGCAGGCCGAAGCTCCCGATGATCCATGCAGCCATTGCTCTGGTGGCAGATGTGATAGCCATGGCACTGCTTCTGGTATTTACCAATCTTGGTGTTTATACCATTGTCATCGCCCAGATCGTTTATGCGGTTGTGATGTGTCTTCTCAATGACCGTTCCATCAAGAAATATATGGGCTATAAGAATCCGTGGAGAAGTGCTTATTTAAGCCCGTTCCTGGCATCTATCCCGATGGGGGTTGTTGCGGGAGTGGTGTATTACGGTCTGTATGCGCTGATCCATTCCAATGTGATCTGCCTGGGTATTTCCGTGATGCTGGCAGCAGTTGTATACTTTATTGTATATCTGTTTGTAAGCAAGCCTGGTGAAGAAGAGCTGGGTATGATGCCTGGTGGAAGATATATGAAGAAGCTGGCGAGAATGATGAAGATCATCTGA
- the pepT gene encoding peptidase T gives MKAYQRLLSYVKISTPSNEESASSPSSQCQFDLARLLVEELKDLGISDVSLDEHCYVYAHLPATKGLEHCKALGFIAHMDTVSDFCDHVVTPVVTEDYDGKELPLGTSGRTLSPEMFPHLASLAGRTLITSDGTTILGADDKAGIAEIITALEHILTEKIPHGPLCVAFTPDEEIGMGPAHFDVKKFGADYAYTLDGDTEGEIQYENFNACSAKVTFQGVNVHPGSSKNTMINAALVAMEFNSMLPSADTPRNTADYEGFFHLCSMKGDVSQAELQYIVRDHDAASFEVRQKTLSHIAEILNEKWGKGTVTLTITQQYRNMKEVIDTCPWLIILAEEACRNCDVAPLILPIRGGTDGAQLSFMGLPCPNLGTGGHAYHGPYEHITVEGMDAAVEVTLEIIKLFSQREY, from the coding sequence ATGAAAGCATACCAGCGACTTCTATCCTATGTAAAAATATCCACCCCCAGCAATGAAGAAAGTGCTTCTTCCCCCTCTTCCCAGTGCCAGTTTGACCTGGCCCGGCTTCTTGTGGAGGAACTGAAAGATCTTGGGATCTCCGATGTGTCTCTGGATGAACACTGTTACGTTTATGCACATCTTCCTGCTACAAAAGGCCTGGAGCACTGCAAAGCACTGGGCTTTATCGCTCATATGGATACGGTTTCCGATTTCTGTGACCATGTAGTCACACCGGTGGTCACAGAAGATTACGATGGAAAAGAGCTCCCTCTCGGCACAAGCGGCAGAACCCTTTCCCCGGAAATGTTCCCGCATCTTGCTTCACTTGCCGGGCGTACCCTGATCACCTCAGACGGAACCACGATCCTGGGCGCAGACGACAAGGCCGGCATTGCAGAGATCATCACTGCGCTGGAGCATATCCTTACGGAAAAAATACCTCACGGACCTCTCTGCGTCGCTTTTACTCCGGATGAAGAAATCGGCATGGGACCGGCCCACTTTGATGTAAAAAAATTCGGTGCGGATTATGCATATACCCTGGACGGTGATACGGAAGGCGAGATCCAGTACGAAAACTTTAACGCCTGCAGTGCAAAAGTAACCTTCCAAGGAGTTAATGTACATCCCGGTTCTTCCAAAAATACCATGATCAACGCTGCTCTCGTTGCCATGGAGTTTAATTCCATGCTTCCATCTGCGGATACTCCAAGGAACACAGCGGACTATGAAGGATTTTTCCATCTTTGCTCCATGAAAGGAGATGTTTCCCAGGCTGAACTTCAGTATATTGTCCGTGATCACGATGCCGCTTCTTTTGAAGTACGCCAGAAAACGCTCTCACATATCGCAGAAATCCTCAATGAAAAATGGGGCAAAGGCACCGTAACTCTTACCATCACCCAGCAGTACCGCAATATGAAAGAGGTCATCGATACCTGCCCGTGGCTGATCATCCTGGCAGAGGAAGCCTGCCGTAACTGTGATGTCGCACCTCTCATCCTGCCTATCCGCGGCGGCACAGATGGTGCACAGCTAAGCTTCATGGGACTGCCCTGCCCGAATCTCGGAACCGGCGGACATGCCTATCACGGGCCTTATGAGCACATCACAGTGGAAGGAATGGATGCCGCTGTAGAAGTTACCCTGGAGATCATAAAGCTGTTTTCCCAGAGGGAATACTGA